GATTTAATGAAAAGCGCGAGCGAGGTCAgatcaccatggaaacatgaTTGACGTGTTGAAtttgtgttttagttttttgCACAGAAACACGCgtggcggcacacacacacacacacttccacctGCTGGGACAGTCTGACATCATTCAGATGAGTCCCTCCACCACTGAGGCCTGCAGGTGGTGCTCCCCGCCTGATGGAGAACAGGCTCCATCACGTGGTGTCAGCgcctctgctgcttctgatcGGAGCTGGAGaagagttgttgttgtttctgcgTGTCTTACATCAGACGCGTCACAGAAGTATTTGCTCTGCACTCACGTTCAACCAAACTCCACCCAGGAACCTGCAGAACCTGCAGAACCCACCAGCTGCCTGTGGCGTTTTTAACCTGAGTTCTTCTGCCATATACAAAGTAGCAGCTCCTGGTTTAAGACACGTCACAGAGACTCCTCTCACAGCGTGcacagggttagggttaggcccTCAGGGTCTGACCGCAGCAGTCCCATCACCACAAACATGTGTCTCAGACGTGCTGCTGTCCTCCAGCATCGGGGCCACAGCGGgcagtaatctgattactgCTGGAGAGGAAATCACGGGACGTGCCGCCGTGTGTGTAACAGGGCCGCTGCTTTTATGAATGAGAGGAAACGCACACGAGCAGTGACGTCAATAACAGGCCCCTCCCCCACCGATGCGGGAAAAACCTCACGAtcagaaagagagcgagagagaaccAGCGTGGTCCCTGAATGTCTCTCAGCcggagagagaggcagccatcctcctcctcctcttcctcacgaGCCTGAGGATGAGTAATCCTACagtgagggaggggggaggtgcagacacagagggaggcgaccagcatcagcaccaggagcagcagcatcagcaccaggagcagcagcatcagcaccaggagcagcagcatcagcaccaggagcagcagcagtggacgTGCAGGAGGATGATGCTCCAAACAGCTGCAGTTTCAGGCTGAGCGGGGCCGGATAATTCCTGGATTAACTGTCGAGAAGAAGAAAATCACGTCCCTTGCTGGACCTGGTTAAAGCTGGAGCGCACCTGACTCCTCTCTGACTCAGCCTGGACTGTGGGACAGGATTATTTCCTGACCGCCTGTCCTCACACGTGTGACTGGGACCTGGCTAATGTCTGGAGTCTGTTGCAGCACCTCACTGCCCTGCGCATCCCGGTGACTGTGTCACACACGCTCTCTCCTGGGACCTGCTTCATCTCTGGATCAGTGTGTCGGGCATGTTCTGCTTCTGCCTGCAGAGCTCCTTGCTGAAGCTCCAGGcgctggaggtggaggggggctCATCGCTGGGCTCATCCCCTGAGGAAAGCCCCCCTGCTCTGGGCAGCAAGGAGCAGAAGACCCCCTGCGATCCGGCCGAGCCCGGAGAGAAAGAAGGGAAGACACTGGCTCTGTGCCACGGTGTCCCCACAGACGAGAACAGCCCACCAGGTAAacacctgcctgtctgtctgtctgtctgcctgtgtgtctactgtgtgtgtgtgtctgtgtgtgtgtgtgtgtgtgtgtctgtgtgtgtgtgtgtctgtgtgtgtgtgtgtgtgtgtgtctgtgtgtgtgtgtgtgtgtgtctgtgtgtgtgtgtgacagagacagagagcacgCTGCTATTTATAGAGCAGCtctaaatgaaaacacacactgcctgtgACGCTCCTCATACTCTCTGTTTGGATGCTCTGCTTGGATGCTCTCCTTGCTCTGTTTGGATGCTCTGTTTGGATGCTCTGCTTGCTCTGTTTGGATGCTCTGTTTGGATGCTCTCCTTGCTCTGTTTGGATGCTCTGCTTGGATGCCCTGCTtggggctctgctgctggtcatgggatgtgtccaatcaaaatggAGGCTGCTGTCTTGCTGGTCTGTGGATCAGACAGTGGgaggtgtctctgtgtatgtggaCACCGGGTGTTCAGAGACagtaatgtgtgtatgtgtgtgtgaccctcGCTTCCTGTcgtctgtgcagagctgctgacggTGCTGACCCGGCCCCCGCCGTCACCCAGACACCAGCCATTAACCACCATTCACCCTGGCCAGCAGTCCCTCGCCCCAGATGGAGCGCTCCCCCCGAGCCCTCAGCACTCCCCCCAGAGGAGCAGCCCCggggtggaggtgggaggaggaggagcagctctcctccagctgctggcaGGAAGTTCCAGCCCGCTGCCCTCCCCCCGCTGCTCCAGCCACAGCCTGAGGTTCAACTCGGACCCTGACGCAGCGCCATCTCCCCCCTGCAGCCAGCAGTACATGCTGTGAGCTCCCCTGTTTACTGGGTCTGATGTGGGTTCAGGGTTCACAGCtagcagcttctcttcagagTCTGACCCTTACATCACTTGTTCAGTGTCTTTCAAACCTCGTCTGAAGGATGTCGCTCTGTTTGTGTCCAGGTGTCGTGGGCGGGGGGACAGGACGGACGGACCAGAGGACCGGtgtcctccctccatccccttCCTCACCCGACACATTCAGACCCTGAAGAGGAAGGTCCGCAGGTTTGAAGATCAGTTTGAGCATGAGATGAACTacaaggtaaaaacacacacattcagttcaTGACTGGATTCACATCATGTTCACAGAcggtgtttgtgtttcagccaTCGCACAACGATAAATACTCCAACCCAGAGATGGTCCGCGTCATGAATGAACTGGCGAAAGCTCGCAAGCAGCTCAAAGGTAAACACAGCGTCAGACTGTGAACTGTCCTGTGGTGCCTGAACGCATCGTGTCTGGAAAATATAACCCGCCACCCAGACTCAGTACAAACTAAAAGTCCTGCCCCCCCaaccagcaggacgccatgatggagtcactgcagcagtcacatgaccaacactcagagagtctctgacctgcagctgatctctgtctgaacacctgagtgattctgcacacacactctgctctctgctctttctAGACCTATATTGTAGTAAACACTGAGCCCACAcggactgatcatgtgactgatcatgtgactgatcatgtgacactGGTTTTTCCACAGAGCTGAGACTCAGACAGTCTGTGTTTGAGTCAAAGGAGCAGGGAACCACTGAAATCTGCAGGTAACAGCCCAGCtcctcttattattatttttattattattattattgttgttgttgttgttattgttattattatggaCAGGTACCACTCCGGGCAGCAGGGGGCGTCAGAGCAGGAGCCGACTCTGGAGGACACAGTGGACTCTCTGTTCAGACGGCTGAGAGAGAAGAGGGCTGCTCTGGGTCTCCCTGACAACATGAAGGTCGCTGTCTGTTCTTCTCTGATGTCACACACCctgtcggccatgttggttctgacagcagccatgtttgtgtgcaggagATGACTCAGGCTCAGATGGTGTTGGAGAAGATCACCCTGCAGAAATGTCTGCTGTACTTTGAGAGTCTGCACGGCCGGCcggtaagcacacacacacaaaggcgcacacacacatgcatatacacacacagggacacacacacacacctacacacacacacactcacacagcattcatggtgtgtgtctgtgtgtcaggggACGAAGCAGGAGAAGAACCTGGTGAAGCCGCTGTACGACCGCTACCAGATGATCAAACGCCTCCTGTGTGCCAGCCCAACCATCTGCACCatagtgagacacacacacacacacacacacacacgctggctGTTTGACATCCTGGAATACactaatgtgtgtttatgtcctttaggaggaagaggatggttCTGATGAAGACTCCATGGGCTCAATGGTGGTTGATGAACGTCCTGTCCCACCTCCACACAGGGCGCCGCCGCCGAGAGCTGGCGAGGAGGACAGTGACCGGGACAGCGATCCGGCCTTCGTGTCCCCGATAGACGAGGTGAAAGCCGTCCAACAGCGAGCCGCTCTCACCACGGCCAACCTGCACGAAGCTTCCAGGTCAGTGCGGGTCTGGGACGACCTTTGACCCGAGCCAGCAGAATCCTTAGTCCTTTGTCTCCTGTCCAGGTCTCAGCTGCTCCACTTTCTGCGGGAAACACGAGCAGAGAAGAAGACGAGGCGGAAAGTTCTGAAGGAGTTTGAGGACGAGTTTCAGCGTCAGACGGGACGGTGAGAGACGCCATTTTACCAGCAACTGAGGCAGAAACAGGCACACTGATCCTCCCAGCAGAGACACGAGTGAtctttgtgtttcagcagcttcaggaatatttatttatcaatGTGCCTTTGAATCTGTGACAGGATCTGCCAGAAGGAGGATCGAACGCCCATGAAGGAAGAGTATCAGGAGTACAAGCAGCTCAAAGCAAAGCTCCGTCTGCTGGAAGTCCTCCTCAGCAAACAGGACGAGTCCAGAACCGCGTGAGGACGCCATCCAGCTGAAGCCTCGCCGCTGGTCTCAGACCAAGTGACTCACTTTTCAAACTCTCAGATAAAATCTGAGATTATAATCTGAGATGACCTCATaagataaagtgttaaaaacaacaacacaactgtcctcttaaaaatctgaaaatcggagcactttaaaaaacatttattctgaTCCAAAGTCACAAAATATGCAAAATGAGGTCGATGTTGTGAAAGAAGGGCTGCAGGCGTTAAAGacagctgtctctgtgtgtgtctgtgtgtgtgtctgtgatgtccACCTGCTGTTTGGACCTGAGTCCTGCCTGACAGGAACACCTGGACTCGCCTGTGACCATAAAGAACCTGTCTGTGGCGTGCAGCTCTGGTTTATCTGAATGAATATATGAATGTTTCAAATAAATAGTTTTGATATTTAAATTTTTGTTTTCTGGCTGCATGTGGCTTCATGTGGCTGCATGTGGCTGCATGTGGCTTCATGTGGCTGCATGTGGCTTCATGTGGCTGCATGTGGCTGCATGTGGCTTCATGTGGCTTCATGTGGCTGCATGTGGCTTCATGTGGCTGCATGTGGCTTCATGTGGCTTCATGTGGCTTCATGTGGCTGCATGTGGCTTCATGTGGCTTCATGTGGCTGCATGTGGCTTCATGTGGCTTCATGTGGCTGCATGTGGCTTCATGTGGCTTCATGTGGCTTCATGTGGCTTCATGTGGCTTCATGTGGCTGCATGTGGCTTCATGTGGCTTCATGTGGCTTCATGTGGCTTCATGTGGCTGCATGTGGCGGGCCCATACTGGCCTTTAACCCTCAGACAGCGCCGggccatccaatcagaagcctccAGCCGAAGGACAGGTCCCCTGCTCTTGGTTTTGctcagctgctgacacacagtGAGTTCATTGTGACAGAAGAGCAGGTGTAAACATGGCTGACGTGTCCCTCCCGTCTGTCCTTCACCTCGTCTGTCCTCCACGTCTCCCTCTTCAGCTCCAGTCAGtttccttcatcttcctcacattcacacacagcagacatctTCTGCTCACCTGTGTGCcctcgccccctgctggccaccCCTTCTGGAAACGGCTGAGGACGTGTTACCTGCAGCTCATACCTCGGCCACCAGGTGCTGTCTGCGGCCCTCACATCAGCGGTCAGCAGCTGGTGGAGAGGCTCACTGTGGCTCATAGGATCCAGTTCTTTGGAGAGTCCGCTcagtgtgaagaagaacaatCAGACTGAGATCACAgggtttatgtttttatttcattctgcTTCATACTGCTGCTGGTTCACTGTATTCAGCTCCATCAAACTTTGTTAACAGATCTTTATTGAAACAGCCCTGAGGTGTAGAGAGGTCTACAGAGACCGAAGAGGTCCATGCAGCAGAGCCTCAGAGGGCCAAGACCTCTGCCCTGTGGGACCCCACTGATCAGTGGGTGGATCAGAAGTGCGGCGTCGGGTCGGACCTGTCGCACATCTGTACGTGAATATGTGAGGTGATTCCTGGGTAAACGCTCTGCATTGGCAGCAAGGTGCCGAGCCGCTCGCCCCTCCTCACAGATCCAGAGACTCTGTCTGGCCTCACGTAGAACAGGCTGAAGCACAGACCTGCACAGACCTCACAGTGAGTCAGCCAATCAACAACAAGATCCACAGTGATCAGTACGAGCTGCTGGGACAGACCTTCTCCTCTGAGCCTGATGCCCTGGTTGATGGCCACCTGCTTGTTGCTGGGGCTCCTGTAGGGGCTGTGGCCTCCTTGGAGGCTCACGTCAAACGGAGCGTAGACGGCT
This window of the Parambassis ranga chromosome 6, fParRan2.1, whole genome shotgun sequence genome carries:
- the LOC114437697 gene encoding protein FAM13C-like isoform X1, producing MFCFCLQSSLLKLQALEVEGGSSLGSSPEESPPALGSKEQKTPCDPAEPGEKEGKTLALCHGVPTDENSPPELLTVLTRPPPSPRHQPLTTIHPGQQSLAPDGALPPSPQHSPQRSSPGVEVGGGGAALLQLLAGSSSPLPSPRCSSHSLRFNSDPDAAPSPPCSQQYMLCRGRGDRTDGPEDRCPPSIPFLTRHIQTLKRKVRRFEDQFEHEMNYKPSHNDKYSNPEMVRVMNELAKARKQLKELRLRQSVFESKEQGTTEICRYHSGQQGASEQEPTLEDTVDSLFRRLREKRAALGLPDNMKEMTQAQMVLEKITLQKCLLYFESLHGRPGTKQEKNLVKPLYDRYQMIKRLLCASPTICTIEEEDGSDEDSMGSMVVDERPVPPPHRAPPPRAGEEDSDRDSDPAFVSPIDEVKAVQQRAALTTANLHEASRSQLLHFLRETRAEKKTRRKVLKEFEDEFQRQTGRICQKEDRTPMKEEYQEYKQLKAKLRLLEVLLSKQDESRTA
- the LOC114437697 gene encoding protein FAM13C-like isoform X2; amino-acid sequence: MLSLLCLDALFGCSACSVWMLCLDALLALFGCSAWMPCLGLCCWSWDVSNQNGGCCLAELLTVLTRPPPSPRHQPLTTIHPGQQSLAPDGALPPSPQHSPQRSSPGVEVGGGGAALLQLLAGSSSPLPSPRCSSHSLRFNSDPDAAPSPPCSQQYMLCRGRGDRTDGPEDRCPPSIPFLTRHIQTLKRKVRRFEDQFEHEMNYKPSHNDKYSNPEMVRVMNELAKARKQLKELRLRQSVFESKEQGTTEICRYHSGQQGASEQEPTLEDTVDSLFRRLREKRAALGLPDNMKEMTQAQMVLEKITLQKCLLYFESLHGRPGTKQEKNLVKPLYDRYQMIKRLLCASPTICTIEEEDGSDEDSMGSMVVDERPVPPPHRAPPPRAGEEDSDRDSDPAFVSPIDEVKAVQQRAALTTANLHEASRSQLLHFLRETRAEKKTRRKVLKEFEDEFQRQTGRICQKEDRTPMKEEYQEYKQLKAKLRLLEVLLSKQDESRTA
- the lect2.1 gene encoding leukocyte cell-derived chemotaxin-2, whose amino-acid sequence is MRMRRVLVLLAVLCVSEAVRFGQLCAGNPTNTRRTSDRHGQGHYGAGRGGRTHEGLDIVCDDGSAVYAPFDVSLQGGHSPYRSPSNKQVAINQGIRLRGEGLCFSLFYVRPDRVSGSVRRGERLGTLLPMQSVYPGITSHIHVQMCDRSDPTPHF